A region of the Desulfurobacterium atlanticum genome:
ATTTACCGTCATAGGGCTTCCTTAAAATATAGATGTTTTGATTTTCTATATTCTGGATAAAATTTTGCAAGTAGCTTTACTAACTCTTCAAGTTCAATCTGTCCTGGTGCAACAGCCTTCCCTATAAAGGTATATGTAAGTAAAGATCCAAAAATAAACCCATCAACTCTGGATATTGAACCTTTCTCTCCCATAAGCATGAATATTTTAGGAAAAGAGATTTTGTTCATCAAGCTGGATACGTTTGTAACATCACTGTAACTGTTTGCTTTGAATGCACATTTAACAATATCAGCTTTAAGATTCCTTGCTTTTTCAAATATATCCTGTATGGATTTTTCATCTGGAGTTTTCTCAAAATCGTGATAGGAAATGATAACTT
Encoded here:
- the aroD gene encoding type I 3-dehydroquinate dehydratase is translated as MFLGTVELGKIPRVIVAIDGVNLKDKLFKARELKADLIEARVDLLETVSKKSVKRFLDTIADFGFFCIATVRPIWEGGKFKKDEEERFAVFHNIISHPAVAAIDIELRAEAILKRTITFAKANGKKVIISYHDFEKTPDEKSIQDIFEKARNLKADIVKCAFKANSYSDVTNVSSLMNKISFPKIFMLMGEKGSISRVDGFIFGSLLTYTFIGKAVAPGQIELEELVKLLAKFYPEYRKSKHLYFKEAL